In one Cercospora beticola chromosome 1, complete sequence genomic region, the following are encoded:
- a CDS encoding uncharacterized protein (BUSCO:EOG092648U2) — MPTPSDDHIPPTVDAIVPDTDIARHGCPPEDRREQLAPREEQRESPSPSARADRGSGGEHPAVDSMPVPSPEDTQSNEIVESPDVPRRPSKAELNEDASVAADPSSPTVGSLSPPSDSDYKATQLAQSLSNTVISPEQDDTQLPLYLHYPELDWHRQTSPSSTTSFLRPGSKFRGTQQSDRQVYDVQVELKDVDLAESTLCGYLRIQGLTDDHPTLTTFFEGEIIGPKYLFRTSHPSWGSSEKVDLQHWARFPAWRPLAKAAKQNPAFTLSRSFDREHMFMRWKEYFLVPDHRVKTITGASFEGFYYICFNQASGAVSGIYFHAKSEKYQQLELSHVEDRGCLSAVEFR; from the exons ATGCCCACTCCAAGTGACGACCACATCCCGCCGACAGTCGATGCCATCGTCCCCGATACCGATATCGCGAGACACGGTTGTCCGCCTGAGGACCGACGAGAACAGCTTGCGCCGCGCGAAGAGCAGCGAGAATCGCCGAGTCCGTCCGCTCGTGCGGACAGAGGCAGCGGGGGCGAGCACCCGGCAGTTGATTCGATGCCCGTTCCTTCTCCCGAGGACACACAAAGCAATGAGATAGTAGAGTCACCGGACGTGCCCAGACGGCCCTCAAAGGCTGAGCTGAACGAAGACGCCTCTGTGGCGGCCGACCCGTCCAGTCCAACTGTTGGATCACTGTCACCGCCTTCTGACAGCGACTACAAGGCGACACAGCTGGCACAATCTCTATCGAACACTGTGATTTCGCCCGAGCAAGATGATACCCAACTGCCACTCTATCTACATTACCCTGAGCTCGACTGGCATCGACAGACCTCACCGAGCTCTACGACCTCCTTCTTGCGACCAGGAAGCAAATTCAGGGGGACTCAACAATCAGACCGCCAGGTCTATGATGTACAAGTAGAACTCAAAGACGTTGACCTTGCCGAGTCCACGCTCTGTGGATATCTGCGCATCCAAG GACTTACCGATGATCATCCCACACTAACCACTTTCTTCGAAGGCGAGATCATTGGGCCAAAATACCTATTCCGCACATCTCATCCGTCTTGGGGTAGCTCCGAAAAGGTCGACCTGCAGCACTGGGCGCGATTTCCAGCCTGGCGACCACTGGCGAAGGCGGCTAAACAGAATCCTGCATTCACGCTGAGCAGAAGTTTCGATCGCGAACACATGTTCATGCGGTGGAAGGAATACTTTCTTGTGCCCGACCACAGGGTCAAAACCATCACAGGTGCCAGTTTCGAAGGGTTCTATTACATATGTTTCAACCAAGCTAGCGGAGCAGTCAGCGGAATATATTTTCATGCAAAGAGCGAGAAATATCAACAATTGGAGCTAAGTCACGTGGAAGACAGAGGCTGTTTGAGCGCGGTCGAGTTCCGATAG
- the MNH1 gene encoding Protein mago nashi, which yields MPESAGEPFYVRYYSGHSGRFGHEFLEFDFRVVGDGRSAIARYANNSNYRNDSLIRKEMCVSALMVQEIKRIIKDSEIMKEDDTKWPQKNKDGRQELEIRMGGEHISFEVSQLCSAMPRQSNVDQTAKIGSLVDVNESEDPEGLRVFYYLVQDLKALVFSLISLHFKIKPI from the exons ATGCCGGAGTCCGCTGGAGAACCTTTCTACGTGCGCTACTA CTCAGGCCACTCTGGTCGCTTCGGGCACGAATTTCTCG AGTTCGACTTTCGAGTGGTCGGCGACGGTCGATCGGCAATTGCACGATATGCCAACAACTCGAACTACCGCAACGATTCCCTGATCCGCAAAGAGA TGTGCGTGAGCGCCCTCATGGTTCAGGAGATCAAGCGCATCATTAAGGACAGCGAAATTATGAA AGAAGATGATACGAAATGGCCACAGAAGAATAAGGATGGTAGACAGGAGCTTGAAATCCGCATGGGCGGCGAGCACATCTCTTTCGAGGTCAGTCAACTGTGTTCGGCAATGCCTCGCCAATCTAACGTCGATCAGACCGCGAAGATAGGCTCCCTTGTGGATGTCAACGAGTCGGAAGATCCAGAGGGACTTCgcgtcttctactacttgGTACAAGATCTGAAGGCACTGGTCTTCTCTCTGATCTCTTTGCACTTCAAG ATCAAACCCATCTAG
- a CDS encoding uncharacterized protein (BUSCO:EOG09260GKG), whose amino-acid sequence MATFLENSYSLVHQDNLADLPSQQDLKNQLEKGTDESKQETMRRILTVMLNGDPMPGLLMHIIRFVMPSKNKALKKLLYLYYEICPKLDSNGKLKQEMILVCNGIRMDLQHPNEYIRGNTLRFLCKLREAELIEPLLAPARACLEHRHSYVRKNAVFAIASIFQHSEHLMPDAPELIQNFLESESDNTCKRNAFAALLSISHEKALEYLSGVFEGIPNSSELLQLVELEFIRKDAVLNQGNKARYLRLIFDLLEAKESTVVYEAASSLTALTTNPVAVKAAASKFIELAIKESDNNVKLIVLEKVNALRKANEGILDDLVMEILRVLSSPDLDVRKKALDLAMDMVSSKNVEEVVLLLKKELTKTVDEQYEKNNEYRSLLIHSIHQCAIKFSEIAQSVVGLLMDFISDFNNASAVDVISFVKEVVERFPNMRSSIVERLVSTLSEVRAGKVYRGSLWIIGEYSLEEKDIRDAWKRIRASLGEIPIVASEQRLLEEQPDGDAEVNGQTNGDVKPAQPSGSRKVLADGTYATESALTSDASAKAKLDAVKAAQKPPLRQLILDGDYFLATVLSSTLTKLVMRHSEISNDAARTNALRAEAMLIMISIIRAGQSQFVKAPIDEDSVDRIMACVRSLAEFQQKKDLEVAFLDDTRQAFKSMVQVEEKKRAAKEALLQAKNAIQVDDLVSIRQLKPKNAVDNADEAEIDLEKATGGDATTEDLTSKLSRVVQLTGFSDPVYAEAYVQVHQFDIILDVLLVNQTRETLQNLSVEFATLGDLKVVERPTTQNLPGLDFLNVQATIKVSSTDTGVIFGNVVYDGHSSTESNVVILNDVHVDIMDYIQPASCTETQFRTMWTEFEWENKVNINTKMPSGAGLREFLQRLMKVTNMSCLTPEASLEGECQFLSANLYARSVFGEDALANLSVEKEGENGPVTGFMRIRSRSQGLALSLGSLKGLSKIGEMAV is encoded by the exons ATGGCGACATTCCTCGAGAACTCGTACAGCCTGGTGCACCAGGACAACCTCGCCGATCTACCATCGCAGCAGGACCTCAAGAACCAGCTGGAGAAGGGCACCGATGAGAGCAAGCAGGAGACGATGCGGCGCATCCTGACCGTCATGCTCAATGGCGATCCCATGCCAGGTCTGCTGATGCACATCATCCGCTTCGTTATGCCTAGCAAGAATAAGGCGCTCAAAAAGCTGCTGTACCTATACTACGAGATCTGTCCCAAGCTGGACTCCAATGGCAAGCTGAAGCAGGAAATGATTTTGGTCTG CAATGGCATCCGAATGGACCTTCAACACCCAAACGAGTACATCCGCGGCAACACACTCCGCTTCCTGTGCAAGCTGCGCGAAGCCGAGCTCATCGAGCCACTCCTAGCACCTGCGCGCGCCTGTCTCGAACACCGCCACTCCTATGTGCGCAAAAATGCCGTCTTCGCCATTGCGTCCATCTTCCAGCACTCCGAACACCTCATGCCCGATGCTCCCGAGCTCATCCAGAACTTCCTCGAGTCCGAAAGCGACAACACTTGCAAACGCAATGCCTTCGCCGCCCTTCTTAGCATCAGCCACGAAAAGGCTCTAGAATACTTGAGTGGTGTGTTTGAGGGAATCCCCAACTCGAGCGAACTGCTGCAGCTCGTGGAGCTCGAGTTCATTCGGAAAGATGCAGTGTTGAATCAGGGAAATAAGGCACGATACCTTCGACTCATcttcgatcttctcgaagcaaAGGAGTCAACTGTGGTCTACGAAGCTGCTTCGTCGCTCACAGCTCTCACCACAAACCCCGTAGCTGTGAAGGCTGCGGCGTCCAAGTTCATTGAGCTTGCCATCAAGGAGTCGGACAACAACGTCAAACTTATCGTTCTCGAAAAGGTCAATGCCTTACGCAAGGCCAACGAGGGCATTTTGGACGACCTGGTCATGGAGATATTGCGCGTACTTTCGAGCCCCGACTTGGACGTGCGCAAAAAGGCTCTGGATCTGGCCATGGATATGGTGTCTAGCAAAAACGTGGAAGAGGTCGTATTGTTACTCAAGAAGGAGTTGACCAAGACCGTGGACGAGCAGTACGAGAAGAACAACGAATACCGATCGCTTTTGATTCACTCGATACATCAATGCGCCATCAAGTTTTCGGAGATTGCACAGAGTGTTGTCGGCTTGCTCATGGACTTCATCTCCGACTTCAACAACGCGTCAGCCGTAGATGTCATCTCTTTCGTCAAGGAGGTTGTGGAACGATTCCCGAACATGCGCAGCTCGATAGTTGAAAGACTAGTTTCAACTCTCAGTGAAGTGCGTGCTGGCAAAGTCTATCGCGGCAGTCTGTGGATCATCGGAGAATACTCCCTGGAGGAGAAAGACATCAGAGATGCGTGGAAGCGCATTCGGGCCAGCCTTGGCGAGATCCCTATCGTTGCGTCCGAGCAGCGACTGCTGGAGGAGCAACCAGATGGCGACGCAGAAGTCAATGGACAAACAAATGGCGATGTCAAACCTGCACAACCAAGCGGCTCAAGGAAAGTGCTCGCAGATGGCACATATGCCACAGAAAGTGCGCTCACGAGTGATGCATCCGCCAAAGCCAAGTTGGACGCTGTGAAGGCTGCGCAGAAACCACCTCTCCGCCAACTCATCCTCGATGGGGATTACTTCCTGGCTACAGTGCTGTCTTCCACGTTGACGAAGCTTGTGATGCGACACTCAGAGATCTCTAATGACGCAGCGCGAACAAACGCCCTCCGCGCTGAAGCCATGCTGATCATGATCTCGATCATCCGCGCGGGCCAGTCGCAATTTGTGAAGGCACCAATTGATGAGGACTCCGTGGACCGAATAATGGCCTGCGTGCGATCACTCGCGGAGTTCCAACAAAAGAAGGACCTCGAGGTCGCGTTCCTCGACGATACCAGGCAGGCCTTCAAGTCGATGGTGCAggttgaggagaagaagcgagcTGCGAAAGAAGCCCTTCTCCAGGCAAAGAACGCGATCCAGGTCGAtgatctagtatctatccGGCAGCTGAAACCGAAGAATGCCGTTGACAACGCCGATGAAGCAGAGATTGACTTGGAAAAAGCCACGGGCGGCGATGCGACGACCGAAGATCTCACTTCGAAGCTCAGCCGGGTCGTGCAATTGACTGGTTTCTCGGATCCTGTTTATGCGGAAGCATATGTGCAAGTCCATCAGTTTGATATCATCCTCGATGTGCTACTGGTCAACCAGACGCGCGAGACATTGCAGAATCTCTCCGTCGAGTTCGCCACACTGGGCGACCTCAAAGTCGTCGAGAGACCTACGACTCAGAACTTGCCAGGGCTCGACTTTCTCAATGTGCAGGCAACCATTAAGGTCTCATCAACAGATACCGGCGTCATCTTTGGCAACGTGGTATACGATGGGCACTCGTCGACCGAATCGAACGTTGTCATCCTCAATGACGTACATGTGGATATCATGGATTACATACAGCCAGCATCGTGCACTGAGACCCAATTTAGAACGATGTGGACCGAGTTTGAATGGGAGAACAAGGTCAACATCAACACAAAGATGCCATCGGGCGCAGGCCTGAGAGAATTCTTACAGCGGCTGATGAAGGTGACGAATATGAGTTGCCTGACACCTGAAGCAAGCTTGGAGGGCGAATGCCAGTTCTTGAGCGCCAATTTATATGCTCGAAGCGTTTTCG GGGAGGATGCTCTCGCTAATCTCAGCGTGGAGAAAGAAGGCGAAAACGGTCCTGTGACTGGTTTCATGCGGATACGCAGCAGGTCGCAAGGCCTTGCATTGAGCCTCGGGTCATTGAAAGGACTCAGCAAAATTGGCGAAATGGCAGTATGA
- a CDS encoding uncharacterized protein (antiSMASH:Cluster_6) yields the protein MDMAFVAPPSGHQQQQQQQHRHLHHHHHPAAFHPYVDGSGQLPQQHHHQYGVNGNPSMPPQMTCDIKPRLTKEQHDILESHFQKQNKPSTNTKKGFAETLNVSLDKINNWFQNRRAKSKQDAKKQAGAYNLYAQQCQQQQPSDQQSNAFNSDSDTSPAFTPPEYFTMMQQCASDGQIPTTAFHPPPYQEQMPSSTMPNGLPYAGISAPNEPFANGLMPPQSMSQDMFDSPQELNRRTLTQEQFDAFTHHGGLMPSAVQYSGLPQTFPGSSDALEAAYTGMDHDDFKDGELVFTDHTGASLSSNDSSIPSTMSEHSMFPSSLMHDGTALSESSSDWADSRSSSVSLAPHSGSDSPFQPVPAQQSSSSGQWQPGQSIPVDPTELQQQFQEAQRLAQQQQQQQSEQPLAWPSEEALVRRDSQTGTVLAQQMSSFAIQTPQPQQNATFKSPPPPQGNGGSLAARRQRPRPAALGLASLRSQSYSGAVQPASPSQQSQNLVPAQQLRRIRSSNVINGVAQGRVMKSTPGSAQRSPMSWTFADAMHANQRHAQISMSGNLAPPTPLSPNSRQEQSRPQFPPWQSSGNFSTQTSISESDAEQSNANVDSTAQPQAFTSPPHTPMYHHHHQTGQRIGNTVITENTPPQSAPAVQTSFPATAFMPPPPQPLPSSGQFQQVQQGYSQAHHQQFMNVSMPEQPMHMPASHYAPAQHFMVPASEAPQLPMSFTNGVPIVNPQGQLTMAYPPQMQHMQYVSHSAGQPPQSAQQYSFVANACPPPGMHVTSQLPKQNQPPTEFFVHEYSPPSEVKGAATPRKATIDNGPKNYTFVLVESDKAKKGDGKAGTASSSPASAAS from the exons ATGGACATGGCCTTCGTCGCGCCTCCCTCcggccaccagcagcagcagcaacagcagcaccggcatctgcaccaccaccaccatcccgCCGCCTTCCATCCCTATGTCGACGGCAGCGGGCAGCTGCCgcagcaacaccaccatCAGTACGGCGTGAACGGGAACCCGTCCATGCCGCCGCAGATGACGTGCGACATCAAGCCGCGCCTGACCAAGGAGCAGCACGACATCTTGGAGTCGCATTTTCAGAAGCAGAACAAGCCGAGCACCAACACGAAGAAGGGCTTTGCTGAGACGCTCAATGTCTCGCTGGACAAGATCAAT AATTGGTTTCAGAATCGCCGCGCGAAGTCGAAGCAAGATGCGAAGAAGCAGGCGGGCGCGTACAACTTGTACGCGCAGCAatgtcagcagcagcagccgtcCGATCAGCAGTCGAATGCCTTTAATTCCGACTCCGACACATCGCCCGCCTTCACGCCGCCCGAATACTTCACGATGATGCAGCAATGCGCTTCCGACGGACAGATACCCACCACCGCCTTCCATCCGCCGCCATACCAAGAGCAGATGCCATCGAGCACCATGCCCAACGGGCTGCCCTATGCTGGCATCTCTGCTCCGAATGAGCCCTTCGCCAACGGACTCATGCCACCGCAGTCTATGTCCCAGGACATGTTTGACAGTCCGCAGGAGCTGAATCGTAGGACGCTCACCCAAGAGCAGTTCGACGCGTTTACCCATCATGGCGGCCTGATGCCATCGGCTGTGCAATACTCGGGCTTGCCTCAGACGTTCCCTGGCAGTTCGGATGCTCTGGAAGCGGCTTACACCGGCATGGATCATGACGACTTCAAAGACGGGGAACTGGTATTCACTGATCACACTGGTGCCTCTCTGTCGAGCAATGATTCGAGCATACCATCTACCATGTCAGAACACTCCATGTTTCCGTCGTCTCTCATGCACGATGGCACTGCTCTGTCGGAAAGTTCCTCCGACTGGGCTGATAGTCGCAGCTCTTCTGTTTCCCTGGCACCGCATAGTGGATCTGACAGCCCGTTCCAGCCCGTGCCGGCTCAGCAATCATCGAGCTCAGGTCAATGGCAGCCTGGCCAGTCGATTCCTGTGGACCCGACCGAACTCCAACAGCAATTTCAAGAGGCTCAACGCCtggcccagcagcagcaacaacagcaatcgGAGCAACCTCTGGCATGGCCTTCGGAAGAGGCGCTCGTTCGAAGGGACTCTCAGACTGGCACAGTGCTCGCACAGCAGATGAGCTCGTTTGCCATCCAGACTCCCCAGCCGCAACAGAACGCGACCTTCAAatcacctccgcctcctcagGGCAATGGAGGCAGTTTGGCTGCCAGACGCCAACGGCCGCGGCCAGCAGCACTAGGCTTGGCTTCACTGCGCAGTCAATCGTACAGTGGAGCAGTGCAGCCTGCGTCACCCAGCCAACAGTCACAGAATCTAGTACCAGCACAGCAACTACGACGAATCAGATCTTCTAATGTAATCAATGGAGTGGCCCAAGGCAGGGTCATGAAATCTACGCCCGGTTCGGCACAGCGATCCCCTATGAGCTGGACCTTTGCAGACGCCATGCACGCCAACCAGAGACATGCTCAAATCTCCATGTCCGGCAATCTCGCTCCTCCGACACCATTATCGCCCAATAGTCGACAGGAGCAGTCTCGACCGCAGTTCCCACCCTGGCAAAGCTCTGGCAACTTCAGTACGCAGACAAGCATCAGCGAAAGTGACGCTGAGCAAAGCAACGCCAATGTCGACAGCACCGCGCAACCACAAGCATTCACTTCTCCACCACATACCCCGATGtatcaccatcaccaccagaCGGGACAAAGGATCGGCAACACTGTCATTACTGAGAACACGCCTCCACAGTCCGCCCCAGCGGTGCAGACTTCCTTTCCCGCCACTGCCTTCATGCCCCCACCACCTCAGCCGCTTCCCTCATCTGGCCAGTTTCAACAAGTTCAGCAGGGCTATTCACAAGCACATCATCAGCAGTTCATGAATGTGTCCATGCCAGAACAACCAATGCACATGCCGGCGTCGCATTATGCTCCCGCGCAGCATTTCATGGTTCCCGCCTCGGAGGCCCCACAACTACCCATGTCGTTCACGAACGGCGTGCCGATCGTCAACCCGCAAGGCCAGCTGACAATGGCCTATCCCCCACAGATGCAACACATGCAGTACGTGTCACATTCAGCCGGCCAGCCCCCTCAGTCTGCCCAACAGTATAGCTTCGTGGCTAATGCATGCCCACCACCTGGAATGCACGTCACCTCGCAATTGCCGAAGCAGAATCAGCCACCCACTGAGTTCTTCGTGCACGAGTATAGTCCTCCCTCAGAAGTAAAAGGAGCAGCCACTCCGCGGAAAGCAACGATCGACAATGGCCCAAAGAACTACACATTCGTTCTCGTAGAATCGGACAAGGCCAAAAAGGGTGACGGCAAAGCTGGCACGGCGTCCAGCAGTCCAGCCAGCGCCGCTTCTTGA
- the TRM8 gene encoding tRNA (guanine-N(7)-)-methyltransferase (tRNA(m7G46)-methyltransferase) (antiSMASH:Cluster_6), whose protein sequence is MAGPAKKKQKREEKQEGELPQKKYYRQRAHANPFSDHDLTYPESPDAMDWSQHYPHFIAPQNGDSKIENGTPANGQPPTMTKQVTIADIGCGFGGLTFALSPKFPSNLILGLEIRTSVTSFVQDKARALRTQHASTSGYQNVSCVRANTMKFLPNFFHKAQLEKIFLCFPDPHFKARKHKARIVSTTLNSEYAFVMKPGGKVYTITDVEDLHLWMVEHLEAHPSFERVGEEEVEGDECVSTMRVETEEGKKVERNNGKKFVAVFRRLEDPPWP, encoded by the exons ATGGCAGGTccagccaagaagaagcaaaagcgcGAAGAAAAGCAAGAAGGCGAATTGCCGCAGAAAAAATACTACCGCCAAAGAGCGCATGCAAATCCTTTCAGCGATCATGACTTGACCTA CCCAGAGTCGCCAGACGCCATGGACTGGAGCCAGCACTACCCTCACTTCATCGCTCCTCAAAATGGCGACAGCAAGATCGAAAATGGCACGCCAGCAAATGGACAACCTCCCACAATGACCAAACAAGTCACAATCGCAGACATAGGCTGCGGCTTCGGCGGCCTAACCTTCGCCCTCTCCCCCAAATTCCCCTCCAACCTAATCCTCGGCCTCGAAATCCGCACCTCCGTAACCTCCTTCGTGCAAGACAAAGCCCGGGCCCTCCGAACCCAACACGCCTCAACATCCGGCTACCAAAATGTCTCCTGCGTGCGCGCCAACACCATGAAATTCCTCCcaaacttcttccacaaAGCTCAACTCGAAAAAATCTTCCTCTGTTTCCCGGATCCGCATTTCAAAGCACGGAAACATAAGGCGAGAATCGTGAGTACGACGTTGAATTCAGAGTATGCGTTTGTGATGAAGCCCGGAGGGAAAGTTTATACGATTACGGATGTGGAGGATTTGCATTTGTGGATGGTGGAGCATTTGGAGGCGCATCCGAGTTTTGAGCGTGTgggggaggaggaagtggaaggGGATGAGTGTGTGAGTACGATGCGGGTGGAGACGgaggagggcaagaaggtggAGCGGAACAATGGGAAGAAGTTTGTGGCGGTGTTCCGAAGGCTGGAAGATCCGCCGTGGCCGTGA